From the Chelonoidis abingdonii isolate Lonesome George chromosome 12, CheloAbing_2.0, whole genome shotgun sequence genome, one window contains:
- the LOC116821659 gene encoding H-2 class II histocompatibility antigen, E-S beta chain-like, protein MGAGRILEAGALLVTLMVLRTHLAHCTEPEGRFLLQAKHECHFTNGTERVRYLHRYIWDRQEFVHFDSDLGVFEADTELGRPDAEYWNSRPEILADARAAADRFCRHNYGVEKPFTIDRRVQPEVTVFPTKSESQPHSHLLVCSVAGFYPGGIEIKWLKNGQEQTAGVVSTELLQNGDWTFQILVMLEMSPQRGDVYTCQVEHISLRDPIAVHWEAQSDSARSKMLTGVGGFVLGLIFLAPGLLIYLKNKKGRPIPQPAGLLS, encoded by the exons ATGGGGGCAGGTCGGATCCTGGAGGCCGGGGCTCTGCTAGTGACACTGATGGTGCTGAGAACCCACCTGGCTCATTGCACGGAGCCCGAAG GGCGGTTCCTGCTCCAGGCGAAGCACGAGTGTCACTTCACCAACGGCACCGAGCGGGTCCGGTACCTGCACCGCTACATCTGGGACCGGCAGGAGTTCGTGCACTTCGACAGCGACCTGGGGGTGTTCGAGGCGGACACGGAGCTGGGGCGGCCCGACGCCGAGTACTGGAACAGCCGGCCCGAGATCCTGGCGGACGCGCGGGCTGCGGCGGACCGGTTCTGCCGGCACAACTACGGGGTGGAGAAACCTTTCACCATCGACCGGAgag ttcaGCCTGAGGTGACAGTTTTCCCCACGAAATCGgagtcccagccccactcccacctgctgGTTTGCTCCGTGGCGGGGTTTTACCCCGGGGGGATCGAGATCAAGTGGCTGAAGAACGGGCAGGAGCAGACGGCCGGGGTGGTGTCCACGGAGCTGCTCCAGAACGGAGACTGGACCTTCCAGATCCTGGTGATGCTGGAGATGAGCCCCCAGCGCGGGGACGTCTACACCTGCCAGGTGGAGCACATCAGCCTGCGGGACCCCATTGCCGTGCACTGGG AGGCGCAGTCTGACTCCGCCAGGAGCAAGATGCTGACGGGGGTCGGGGGCTTCGTGCTGGGGCTGATCTTCCTGGCGCCCGGACTCCTCATCTACCTGAAGAATAAGAAAG gGCGCCCCATTCCCCAACCTGCAG ggctcCTGAGTTAG
- the LOC116821657 gene encoding HLA class II histocompatibility antigen, DR alpha chain-like → MGAGRGVPMAQLALLTLLALLGAGAVTVDHVSSQAEFYQRTDRSQQESGQYMHEFDQDEMFYVDLERKETVWHLPEFSKFASFEAQDALGNIAVDKQNLDILIKRSNRTRAENVPPEVTVFPEDPVELGEPNVLICFVDKFSPPAVSVTWLKNGQEVTEGVYETDFYPRQDNSFRKFSYLPFVPSQGDFYDCRVEHGGLPESFMKHWEVQVPTPVPETTETLVCALGLAVGIVCIIAGTILIIKGMKMNAARNPRGPL, encoded by the exons ATGGGTGCAGGACGGGGCGTCCCcatggcccagctggccctgctcaccCTGCTGGCCCTGCTGGGTGCCGGGGCGGTGACAG TGGATCACGTGTCCTCCCAGGCGGAGTTCTACCAGCGCACGGACCGATCCCAGCAGGAGTCCGGGCAGTACATGCACGAGTTCGACCAGGACGAGATGTTCTATGTGGACCTGGAGAGGAAGGAGACCGTCTGGCACCTGCCTGAATTCAGCAAGTTCGCCAGCTTCGAGGCGCAGGACGCCCTGGGCAACATTGCTGTGGACAAGCAGAACCTGGACATTCTGATCAAGAGGTCCAACCGCACACGGGCTGAGAACG TGCCCCCTGAGGTGACCGTGTTCCCCGAAGACCCCgtggagctgggggagcccaacGTCCTGATCTGCTTCGTGGACAAGTTCTCCCCGCCCGCAGTCAGCGTGACGTGGCTGAAGAACGGGCAGGAGGTGACCGAGGGTGTCTATGAGACCGACTTCTACCCCCGCCAGGACAACTCCTTCCGCAAGTTCTCCTACCTGCCCTTCGTCCCCAGCCAGGGCGACTTCTACGACTGCCGGGTGGAGCACGGGGGGCTGCCCGAGTCCTTCATGAAGCACTGGG aAGTCCAGGTGCCCACCCCCGTCCCCGAGACCACAGAGACCCTGGTGTGCGCCCTGGGCCTGGCCGTGGGCATCGTCTGCATCATCGCGGGCACCATCCTCATCATCAAGGGCATGAAGATGAACGCCGCCCGCAACCCGCGGGGCCCCTT ATAA